From Gadus macrocephalus chromosome 16, ASM3116895v1:
CCACGGACTAAACAACTGGGAAATGGTGAGTGGAGTCCCGGTTGTAATAGGTGGAAAACAGGAGGGTCCGAGTGTTCAGGGGGGACTATTAATTGTTATATTTGTAGTTATaggaataataatacaataacaataatcacCATGATTCAAACAATTAATACTGATTTATAACAGAAGCAGGCTACCTCACCTGACAACAAGCCTAATAGTTCGACAATGTGCCCATTTCCTGCACTTTGAATGGTCTTGGATGTTAGATTATACCTGCGCTTAAagtcctcttttgaaaagcatcatgaccagagccctgctaaaacacgagtcaaacttggagttgcatttcaaagatggaatcagtgaagagtccagaagggtttcaagacagatgccacatgagctgaaTTATCATTCCCAAACATCTAGTAGGGAATGGACTTGCCTACTGTATGAAAGAATATGTGTGTATAATGATTGTAATACCCATGAATATAATATCTTTATCTGAATAATTGATTGTTGATGATGTTTATAATGATTTACTCCttttagattataattgttacCTGAATtatgatttgtatcttgtgtatgtgtattgttatgttttgtgtctttatgtgtggacCCCAAGAAGACTAGCTCATCCCACTTTGGTGAcagctaatggggatccttTTAAACATCATAAATTCAAAACATataaatgttagctgatcagcttaaAGGGAAAGACAATTGTCAGAATATAATAATTGCGCTTCACTCtcatgtcatgttgtgctcagatcatttttcctggtgttcgttgagtgtcctCAACCTGGTCACCcccttgagctttgagtctagggaggagggggctggaggagacatcCCTCTCTAATACTGTGAATCTgtgtctgcagtacacattGTAAACCCTCCATGTCAatcttacatacatacataaaataGTTTCTTTCACATGTACAAATTCAAACTGCCTCCTTTTGTGCAATTAGTGTATCAAAACAATgactttctgtcttttttttcctccctttgcagaagactgcgatgcctttggagatcGCAGCATGCAGCCcggcgccacctcagagagtctgcatgtggacgcccctggctcctccaaAATGTCCAGTCacatggaggagctgaggatccTGAGTGTCCACGGACAAGGGGAAGGCCCACTGGCGCTCGACAGCCATGACACCTtcttcaccgcgtcagaagtggaggccctgaactcgttGTCTGttgaccacagcgtggccacaAGCCTGTGCGCCGAGCGGTTGGTCCGCCACGAGGAActgagtgtgcaggtttgaAATCATTTCctcattcaccatccaaaagagaTGCTTCCTCTGTTACACCTCCAGCCCACACCCATATGATTCAATGTGTCGTTAGTGTGGATTGATAACTATTCTGTGCAAATAatagaatatgtcttgtgtgtgtttccttctttatgtggaaagcagcagaccctagacaccatttcaatcaaggttgaagaggatattggtggagacatgcccgctgtaggttagtaacatacattgcatctatgcaagtaaacgacctggatcaactgagaatgtactcgattctacctgcgctaaaaagcctggtcctcttttgaaaagcatcatgacctaCATCATGACCAGTTAAAACATGAGTCAGACTGGTTTATCATTTTCAAACCTTAATCAGGCATGAAAACGGGTCAGGGGTGAAAAAGGTGAGAAGGATATTATCCTTCTAGGGGGGTCCAGGGGCATGCTCCCCCGGAAGAAAAATTGAACATTCCATCTTTTAACGCATCGATCTGATGCACTTTGGGATGCATTCTTTGCCAACCTGGGGAGAGCTGGAGAAACGTAACTTCAGCCATGAGTCAAAAATATTATGGCCTCCTTACTAGGTCAACTCCTTTTaagtcaacttaaaacctatctcttcaggaccacctacaacatttgacaaatcttcctccgccatcttccactctctcccgctctcttaatgtgttgcctattgttgtggtggtgtttatttatttccttttgtttgattgtctgtactgtctctatgtattcctttcttatttgtaaagcgtctttgagtacttggaaaagcgctataaaaaactgatcaattattattgttattattattactaagtATTATGCAAGACATTTCATGCCAGCCTTTCACTGGGTCTAACATTTACAGTATAAGAGGCACAATGTGGCCagcgccgtgttccaatacccgtactgtccgtactgtGTACTCAAAATGTGAGTAcccagtacgttccaattcagatccggcgaaaataagtatacttcaaggacccggatgccgtactcaaaatgggctaatcgtgaagtgtagatcgaaggacactctccgtactcaacggcagccatcttagctacgtagcggaggaggcggagccaggctgagccaaagtcggcgcattttccacatagcctgcattaatagagtcattttgtagtttttatagtttctatagctttttatagctgctaggcgtaaagagttcaccgttcaaagcgggatgtttattgcgggggaggagccgcggcggcagtcgtgatcgtaatttccggtaagtgcaccacggagtactcgatttggaacagcactcgcatctgaaaaattaccgtactcaagtgagtacggatagtgcagatagtgtacttcctttaagtatactcatggaagtacgggtattggaacacggcactgggCTTAATGCAAATGCAGATGGTGGACATGCTGCAACTTAACTTGTCCATCATGATTGACAGCCAATACAATGTTATGTAATCagattttaatacattttattggcAAAGATAACCTAAAACACAATACATCCAGCATTATCAAAACATTAAACCCTTTTCAAGGGATAGTTATAGATTATTTATCTTAACCTCACTCCCAATTTTCTTCCTAGTAAAAAGCATTATCTTTGTCTTTTCCACAGAAAATTTGAAACCCCATTTATCTGACCACTCTTCTACCCTTGTTATAGCCCTCTGCAATCTCTGCACTCTAGAGAAGGTTATGCATGGAATTATGTTTATCTAGTGCTTTACTGGAACTCAAGTTTGGTAGTATTTCTTACGTTTGTTTTGTCTGTAATCTCTCCTCCCAGGCAAACGGATCATGTTGGTCAAAGTCAAGTTCAGAGGCATCCAGAAATTCATCAGCATTTCTGAAGCCAAGCTCATTGAACTGCTTGAGTGTGGTAAGTCTAACTTTAATTGAAATGATTTTGTCTGGTCTGTAAATCAACTTGATGAACTGATATTCAGTATTCCTTAATGCATTATGTGTTGCAGTttattttgcccaaaaatcatatttgaaGTTTGTCtgtttattaacattaatattcaaatatatacagCTTTTAACATCTTTTCAAAAGGCATAGAAACAAACTAACTCATAACTAATGCTGTTGCCTAAATGACCTAAATGGTTCATGCTTTGGAGAAAATGTGCTCATTATGTTTGTGTTCCCCATAGCATTCCAGAAGTTTGGCATCTCCCTCAGCCAATTGCCTAATGCGAAGCTCTTTGATGACTCCAAAACTGAGGTTGACCATGAGGTGTTTGAAGAAGTGATTGGTGCAAATACTGGTGTTTATGAGCTATCCATTGATGGTGTCTCTGAAGGTTTGTATTGTCTAATCACTgtcatgttgttgtgtttttttcaggcTGATAGAGATGCTATTGAATTATTTTTCCATGTTGATAATTGGCAGTGGGGACACAGGATTATACTCTGCATTAATAATGTTAATCATCTAAATAGGACATGGGTAGAACAGATGACGCAACCTGTATGTCCTAgggttctctttctctttgggTTGTTTTTAGGAGACCTTGGAGGTGCTCTTTTACCTGTTTGGATGAAAATGGTTCTCAAACTTTACGTAAAATATTGCTGTGCAGGTTTTGTTTCTGAGGCACCAGCTGTTGGCCATTCGACACCAGCTCTAAGTCAAGAGGACTCTAAAACTGACTCTACTGTCATTCTAAGCGATGAAAGTCCCCAGGGGAAACGGTCCAGACCAAATAGGTCCGATGCCCATGCTGTAAGTATCTTTTTTGTGGCACATTGGCTCCAAATTATTCAACCGTGTCCTGGCCCATTGAGCCATTTGTCTCAGAACACCAATATAACTAGAGAAAGTTCCCAAATGAAAGATAATTCATCCACAACTCTGCTTGCTCCCTGCAAAGTTATATTTGCCCAACACGGTAATCTGATGGCAACCGGCAGACACTCTTAATTAATTCGCAAAAGCCTCCTGGATCCATTCAGTTCAAGTTTACTGTCATGTGCTCACAAATAAGCATTTATCAGCAAGTCCTCCATCCTGCCGTCTTGAGTTTTGCTGAAAAGACGTTGAAGCTAAACAAATTCATGTGTATGTGGTAGTAATGTGCAATGACTGCTGCAGGCTAAAATAAGAGCTCTCCATCTTATTATTGTATTCCTAGTTGGTTGACGAAATACTTCACAAGAAACCTGGTGGTGATAATGTCATTAGGGAGTATGACAGAACAAAAATGTTGTCAGACAGCACACGGCGGAAAATGGTGAACATTCTAGTAGCTGAAATGATGGAGAAGCATGGGTGAGTGTCATGAGTATTGAACACAGAATCTCTTCTTAGGCTATGCTAAGTATGTGATTAATAAGACAGAATGTTTTTTCCTCAGAAAAATGCCACCACGCCATATAAGAGAAATGTATGCACGGGGAATTATTGAGCTCTTTCCATACCTGAGGGATCCCCAAACCAAACATGGCTACGTAAGTTGTTTGACATTTGTGCAcccataacacacaaactcgtCAATACATGATACTCACTTGTTGACCCTTCACCTTTTTGCAGCTATGAACAGCCTTTTAAACTTTTGTTTCACCGATAGGAACATTACTATGATTCCCAGAGCGGCCAGGGTTACCTCAGTTGGCGAATAAAGACAGTCCAGAGAAACAACTCGCACAGGAAATCACCAATCTCTATCAAGACATTTGATGGAGGTCCAACAGCACAAAGACAAGTTGCAGGCACCTCTCAACACTCTGATGAAGACTGCGTCAATGCAATCTCCCTGATGAAGCATAGTGTTGATGAAGAAACAGTCAAGCAGAAAATGAGGAGTACCTTTCGGTATCGAAGGAATAGGGTTGAAGATCCTGAAAGATGTGGCGATGTCCTGGCAGAATACCCACGTTTTAAAGATGTGAAAGGCCTAGTAAGTAATGATTTTCAGGTGGATGCATGCATCTATGGTTTGAGTTGGGTAATGTCAAGAGACATTTCACAGTGGCCAAACTTTAAATTAAGGTTTGCCCACATATTTTGAGAATCGAGTTAGCATTGATAGATTTATGGTCTCAAAAACAACTCTCTTTTTCCATCCAAGATTGAACAGGACTTTGTGGAGCTGTTTGGAGAGGCCACAAGCAACACATTTAAGGAGAGATGGCCCACCGCCTTCAAAGACAAAATCATCGCCCAAAGTAAGGGACTACACCGCACAGCTGAGCTCCAAGAACTCATTGATGTTGCTGAATCATCTGACCATGTCAATAGTGATCGTGAAGATATGGGTAAGGATTAATACATTTATTGTTCAATCTTTAAACTGTAACAGTTAATTCTTTGGTTTGACCAGTCTGCCTATTGGTcatattattttgtgtgtgtctgtgtgtgttttaggatGGGACAGTGACATGTCTggaatcctcctcctcctgtatcTATTTCCACCTTCAGCACAGGGTCGCAAGCGACCTGGCAAGATGGCGGCGGCTCAAGCGGAGAAGCTTCTAGTGGTGTTTCAGAAGGTTAGCCCAACAGTGAATAAATGTTACATCCCGCTGTAAAACTATTGCATTAGACATTTTATCCAATGCAATTTTGTTATGCAGTAAGGCCTTCAATATCGGTGGAATTGGAAGCTTGATATACTATTTTACATGGTCTGGTCCCAGATGCAGGGTATTTAGGATATTTTATATGCAACATCATGTATTTACACTACCGTTCAAAGGTTTGGGGTCACCTGCTCATTTCAGCATTAAACTCTATTGTAGCCATTGTCATGAAATAATGATCTTGAATGCTGTAAGATCATTATGAGCGCACGGAAATCCGTCAAGATGAGCTCAACAAGTATGGGAACATTTTTAGTGTTTAATGAAAACTATTTCCaatatttattaaaagtgattcAGAGAATTCGAAGTGTGCAAAATGCTGTGTGAACACAACAAAAGTTGGCTGTTTTAAATAGCCTAAAATAAACCATAATGCTTTGTTTACCCTTTTACTGTTAAGCACTCTCGACTAACTATGAATTATGGTGTATGAAGTATGAATCCTAAGCTTTGTGTTAgaaatgtttactttttttttcatttgaagcAGCCAACTTCTGTAATGATGACCCAAATTGCACACTTGGTATTCAATTTCTAAAGTCACCTTAAACTAGACATTCAAAGCCAACAACTCTCAAAGCCATCCCATAAGGATTCAGCTGATTTCATTCACTCATAATAATCTTCCAGAGCATTCCAGTTGATTATTTCATAAAGCTGGTTAGAATGGAGTTCAATGCTGAAATGAGcaggtgaccccaaacttttgaaagGTAGTGTACATTGTACAGATTATGTAGGATGAGAGTTATGTAAATGCATTGCATATTACAGACTGTTAGACTTTACTAAATCAATTAGATATACTGAAACATGTAAAATAGTGTTATATTggatttttatattatatttatttcacaGATTGTGAGGCTCAATGATGAGCAATGCTATGCTTTTCAGGCTAGCTTGCTCATCAATCAATTAAAATAACCAGATTGACTCGAAATtgaacaaatgttttttgttctgtttgtgtgtcatcgACAGACAGGAACCAGCATACAACAGCACCTTGATTCCATCGAAGAGAGAAGACAGCCCTATCTTCTTGCCACCGGTACCAAGAAAAGTTGCATCCATGGCTACTACATCATACTGGACAAGCAAGCCATAGCGTGTCAGGCTGTGAGTGCTGTTGGAGCATTTGATGAACTTTTCAAAGCTCACTTTGTTTTTGGCACATCCTATAACAATGCGCTGTACAAAATGTACACTTTCATTCAGACCACAATTTTTGAAATAGACATAGGGAAGGTTAGAGAGACTCCTCGGGTTGCTGAACTCCGAGCAAGATTGCTCCACTTAATTAGCTGTTGAGCTCTACTAATCTATGAGCCAGGTGGTCTCTGACAATATGTTGTGTATTCTATGTAGTGAATGTTTTGGTGGGGTGAATCTTCTTGTTAGACACTTGAAGAGTGTTCGTGGTTTATTGCCTGGGAAAATTCTCTCCCTTAAATGTGGCCAGACTGGTTGTTCTCTTGAGTTTGGGTCGTTTTCAGGGTTTAGAAAACATTTAAATCGCGTTCACAGTGGACAAAGTTCAGTTCAAAGTATCACTGAGGGACAGACCTCTGAGGCCAGAAATGTGTCAATGTCTTGTGATGATGATAGTGATTTGTGTTTTAGCGATGTGGCTACCTCCTCAGTCAAAACTGCTGATCTTTCagtgaccaataaaaacaccAAGGATGCTTGTGGCGCTATTGTAGCTCAACTGCTGTCAGCAGGAGTAGGCCAAAATACTGTTGATGTGGTAGTGTCGTCATTGGAAGAACTTGTAGAACAGATTCAAAGTCAGGTGAAAGAAACAGCGTTAAATGCTTATCCCCAGAAAATGAAATGCATACTGGAATTACAAAAGCATTTAGTGAAATTGAAAATCCATTTACCTCCCTTTATACAGTCTCTAAACAGAAGTCCTATTTCAAAGAGACATGTGAAATTGTTACTCCTGTAGAGAAAGTACTTGGAGTCAGGTTTGATAAtaggaggaagaaaaaaactGGTACTTACGACCAAGTGCTCGTCACAGACAAATTCTCTTATGTTCCTATTCTACAAACATTACTGTCCATTTTCAAAAATCCAAAGACGAGCAGTATGCTCTAATCTGGCAGGAGTTCCCCAGATGGCTTCTATGTTGATTTGGAGGATGGGTTATATATAAAGGCACATCCACTTTTTTCAAGTGAGTCATGCATTAAAAATACAGTTCTATGATGACTTTGAACCATGTAATCCCTTGGGATCCAAGAGAGGTTCTCATAAAATAGGAGGCATATACTTTACATTGAGAAATTTCCAGTCTAAATTTAATCAATGTTTGGACAACATATATCTATGCATTCTCTTCCACACCCAAGATATTAAAACATATGGGTTCAATGCAATATTAGAGCCACTTGTGTCAGAGCTTAAAGTACTCGAGACTGAGGGAATTGAAGTTCAATGCTTTAATGGCCGTTTACGGGGTAGTATATTCCAAGTAATGGGGGATAATCTTGGATTGCATTGCTTGTTTGGATATG
This genomic window contains:
- the LOC132474275 gene encoding uncharacterized protein LOC132474275 isoform X6, producing the protein MQPGATSESLHVDAPGSSKMSSHMEELRILSVHGQGEGPLALDSHDTFFTASEVEALNSLSVDHSVATSLCAERLVRHEELSVQQQTLDTISIKVEEDIGGDMPAVGKRIMLVKVKFRGIQKFISISEAKLIELLECAFQKFGISLSQLPNAKLFDDSKTEVDHEVFEEVIGANTGVYELSIDGVSEGFVSEAPAVGHSTPALSQEDSKTDSTVILSDESPQGKRSRPNRSDAHALVDEILHKKPGGDNVIREYDRTKMLSDSTRRKMVNILVAEMMEKHGKMPPRHIREMYARGIIELFPYLRDPQTKHGYL
- the LOC132474275 gene encoding uncharacterized protein LOC132474275 isoform X1, producing the protein MQPGATSESLHVDAPGSSKMSSHMEELRILSVHGQGEGPLALDSHDTFFTASEVEALNSLSVDHSVATSLCAERLVRHEELSVQQQTLDTISIKVEEDIGGDMPAVGKRIMLVKVKFRGIQKFISISEAKLIELLECAFQKFGISLSQLPNAKLFDDSKTEVDHEVFEEVIGANTGVYELSIDGVSEGFVSEAPAVGHSTPALSQEDSKTDSTVILSDESPQGKRSRPNRSDAHALVDEILHKKPGGDNVIREYDRTKMLSDSTRRKMVNILVAEMMEKHGKMPPRHIREMYARGIIELFPYLRDPQTKHGYEHYYDSQSGQGYLSWRIKTVQRNNSHRKSPISIKTFDGGPTAQRQVAGTSQHSDEDCVNAISLMKHSVDEETVKQKMRSTFRYRRNRVEDPERCGDVLAEYPRFKDVKGLIEQDFVELFGEATSNTFKERWPTAFKDKIIAQSKGLHRTAELQELIDVAESSDHVNSDREDMGWDSDMSGILLLLYLFPPSAQGRKRPGKMAAAQAEKLLVVFQKTGTSIQQHLDSIEERRQPYLLATGTKKSCIHGYYIILDKQAIACQAVSAVGAFDELFKAHFVFGTSYNNALYKMYTFIQTTIFEIDIGKVRETPRVAELRARLLHLISC
- the LOC132474275 gene encoding uncharacterized protein LOC132474275 isoform X2 yields the protein MQPGATSESLHVDAPGSSKMSSHMEELRILSVHGQGEGPLALDSHDTFFTASEVEALNSLSVDHSVATSLCAERLVRHEELSVQQTLDTISIKVEEDIGGDMPAVGKRIMLVKVKFRGIQKFISISEAKLIELLECAFQKFGISLSQLPNAKLFDDSKTEVDHEVFEEVIGANTGVYELSIDGVSEGFVSEAPAVGHSTPALSQEDSKTDSTVILSDESPQGKRSRPNRSDAHALVDEILHKKPGGDNVIREYDRTKMLSDSTRRKMVNILVAEMMEKHGKMPPRHIREMYARGIIELFPYLRDPQTKHGYEHYYDSQSGQGYLSWRIKTVQRNNSHRKSPISIKTFDGGPTAQRQVAGTSQHSDEDCVNAISLMKHSVDEETVKQKMRSTFRYRRNRVEDPERCGDVLAEYPRFKDVKGLIEQDFVELFGEATSNTFKERWPTAFKDKIIAQSKGLHRTAELQELIDVAESSDHVNSDREDMGWDSDMSGILLLLYLFPPSAQGRKRPGKMAAAQAEKLLVVFQKTGTSIQQHLDSIEERRQPYLLATGTKKSCIHGYYIILDKQAIACQAVSAVGAFDELFKAHFVFGTSYNNALYKMYTFIQTTIFEIDIGKVRETPRVAELRARLLHLISC
- the LOC132474275 gene encoding uncharacterized protein LOC132474275 isoform X3, yielding MQPGATSESLHVDAPGSSKMSSHMEELRILSVHGQGEGPLALDSHDTFFTASEVEALNSLSVDHSVATSLCAERLVRHEELSVQQQTLDTISIKVEEDIGGDMPAVGKRIMLVKVKFRGIQKFISISEAKLIELLECAFQKFGISLSQLPNAKLFDDSKTEVDHEVFEEVIGANTGVYELSIDGVSEGFVSEAPAVGHSTPALSQEDSKTDSTVILSDESPQGKRSRPNRSDAHALVDEILHKKPGGDNVIREYDRTKMLSDSTRRKMVNILVAEMMEKHGKMPPRHIREMYARGIIELFPYLRDPQTKHGYEHYYDSQSGQGYLSWRIKTVQRNNSHRKSPISIKTFDGGPTAQRQVAGTSQHSDEDCVNAISLMKHSVDEETVKQKMRSTFRYRRNRVEDPERCGDVLAEYPRFKDVKGLIEQDFVELFGEATSNTFKERWPTAFKDKIIAQSKGLHRTAELQELIDVAESSDHVNSDREDMGWDSDMSGILLLLYLFPPSAQGRKRPGKMAAAQAEKLLVVFQKTGTSIQQHLDSIEERRQPYLLATGTKKSCIHGYYIILDKQAIACQAGHQQEQWFFPN